Part of the Funiculus sociatus GB2-C1 genome is shown below.
CCAGAAAACCATTACCGGGTAAGGTTTCATTGGTACCTGTTGAGTAAGAAGTAAATTGAGTCATAAAAGCCTCCTGAATGTTAGTAAATTGCTACTTTGTAATTGCCTTTTAACGCCTGCCCAATTACCTAATGGCTATTAATTAAGACATAAAGAAACGAGTAGGACGGTTCGCCCGAATTTCAAAACTGTTGAGATAGCCGACTGGATTGCTGGGATCAAAGCCTTTTTTGTCGATGAATACATCAGGTGATTCTACTTTGTAATCATCTTTAGGACACTCAATTCCCATTTCTGCGGCAATATTGCGATAGAGGTCGGTTCGCCAGCCTTTGCTTGCCAGTTGTTCGGCATTTTTAGGAAATTCCTTAATTTGTCCCCAACGAGCTGCTTGAGTCATCAACCAAATGCTTCTGGAGCGCCAGAGAAATGTTGAATGTTCTCCTGGCTCTTTGGGAATACCGTTAGGAATATCGAAGAAAATTGTGCCGTCAGTTGATTTTATAGTGCGGTCTTTGCCATCAAAGCCCCCATAGTTGTATTCACCCATAATTGCAGGGCGCGTAAATTTATCCACTGGGCCTTTTTTAGGTTTTGCACCCGTAAACGAGCGCTCGGTAAGTAGCGTGGCAACTTCTTGGCGGTTTTCGGGTTTGCTGCAATACTGGCACGCTTCAATCATTGCCTTAACTAGCGAATTATAGGTTTTGGGATTTTTGTTGATGAAATCTTCCATCACTCCCAAAAGTCGGTCTGGGTGTCCGAGCCAAACTTCTTTACCTTGAGCGAAGGTAAAGCCGATTCCCTGTTCGCCAGTAGTTGCTTTTTCGTAAATGGCTCGTGTATTCCAAGGCTCTGCAACCATGTAGGCTTGCATTGCTCCAATCCGCACGTTACTAACCATCTGCGGTGGGGGAACGATGATGACACGAAATTCCTTGAGGGGATCGACTCCGGCGGCGGCAGATAAATAGCGGACGAAGTATTCGTAAATGGATGAACTGAGTACAACAGCCCAAACTCTCTGTTCTGGTGGTTGACTGTCAAAGTAGGCTCTAAATTGTTTACCAAATTCTTCTAAAGCGCGATCGCCATACTGTTGTTGGTACTCATGCCAGGGACGCAACCCAAAATCCCACATAGCTTTGTTCATCGTCATGGCATTACCGTGACGGTGAATTACCATAGCGGCACACATGGGGGCGTGGCGTGCGCCTTCGGCTCCGATTCTGGCATTAGTTACGGCTCCGGAGACAACAGGCGCGGCATCGGTGCGCCCAAATATTAATCCGTCGCGGGAGGTTGCCCAGCTAGCTTCGCGGACGAGTTTGACGTTAAGGCCGTATTTGCGGAAAAATCCTTTTTTCCATGCGATCGCAAACGGCGCGCAGTCATTAACGGGAACGTAGCCAACGGTAATGTCAGATTTTTCTAAATCGCCAGGGTTTACTATTTGTTTGATAGCCCTAGCTTCTTCGGTGAGTCCTTTGGCAGAGCGATCGCCGCTAATTGCACATGAAGATAATGCCATCCCTGCTGCGGTGGCACCCATGCCTTCAAGAAATTTTCGTCGCGTCCAATCTGGGGTGTAACTCATAGTTTTGGTTTTTTAATGCTTTAACTCAACCAAACGCCACTGGGTTTAACAGTTACCTATTAGTCATCACAGGAATTGAGTATTTAACACCAATTCCTGTAGAAAGCGCACCTTAGCCTTAGCGAAGATAATTTGCAGTGATACAAGTTAAGTCCGCAGAATGCGAGACTATGTAAGTATTAAGTATTTTGAAACCGCAAGCCTCGGCGAGTTTTGTTTGCGTAGCTGCGAATTCTATTCGCTAGGTGTTTTTAAGACGCTTTAGGACGGCGGTGAGTCACTAAAGCCTGAAGTTGACCAACTGCGTAGTCTAAAAGTAACCCAGTTAAGCCAATTACCAGTACTGCTAAAAATACGGAACTCAGGTTTAAGCGACTCCATTCATCCCAAACAAAGAAGCCGATTCCAATCCCGCCAGTGAGCATTTCTACAGCAACAATCACCAGCCAAGCAATACCTAAGCTGATCCGCAAACCAGTAAAAATGTATGGCAAACTTGCAGGCCAAATAATCTTAGTTATCCGTCGCCAGCGTGGCATTTCCAGCACTCGCGCTACATCTAAATAATCTTTGGAAACGCTAGAAACCCCCAGTGCGGTGTTGATAATCGTAGGCCACAAGGAGGTGATGAAGATAACAAAAATTGCTGAGGGATCTGCCAAGTTGAAGATGGCTAAGGCGATAGGTAGCCAAGCTAGCGGCGATACGGGTTTCAGAATTTGAATTATGGGATTGAGTGCCATCATCGCTGGTTTAGACATCCCGATCAGAAAACCAATGGGAATTGCAACCAGCGCACCCAGTCCAAAACCAATTAATACCCGTCGCAAACTGGCTAGTAATAACCATCCAATTCCCAAATCTCCGGGGCCGCGTTCATAGAACGGGTTGAGAATAAAGTCCAAATTGGCAACTAAAGCCTCCGCTGGGGTGGGCATCAAATCGCTTCGCCACAAGGCTACCATCCACCACAGTAATATCAACCCCAAAAAACCAAGTGCAGGTAGTATAACTACATCCCGGACTATCACAGGTTTCGCTCGTTTCCAGGCTACCTGCCCAGCAACAGCGATCGCAGACAGATTCAGCTGCAATATCATTATGAAGCTCCTCAGAGTCACTCTTTTTGGTACACGAAACCAGAGCAGTACCAGCCGGGGACACTGACAAGTTCAGAACATTCCGAAAAATGCTGACTTTACCAGTCTCCTCTCAATGCCTACGAAGTTAGCTGACGGGCTAGGGCTGAGAGATGCCCTTCTAGACGTTGGATGAAGAATCAAAGAGTAAGGATGAATAATCTTTTTTATTCCACCTTGCGCCTTTCACCTATCACCTTGTTCCAGATATGCCCCAAAATTTGGTTCCTCCGCTCCAGCTTCCACGCCGACTTATAGGCTGCGAAACACTGGATTAGGCTGACTTACTCAAACCTTTGTCGAGTTTAACACTCCTCTGATGATTCGTCTATCTTACTCACGGCATATAATTTTTTATATTTATTGCCTCCGTATTTGTACTGAAAGGTTGACTGTCATTTATTCTGAATTTTTGTGATGTTGAATACAGCTATACATTGATGCTTAACCTATCACCTTTCTTTAGGCAGATAGTGTGGCGAAGTGCAAATACATTATGTTAAAAATAGTAGAGATAACTAAACATTATAGGAGTTATAAGGTGGCAACAATGCTTGAAACACTTTCCCCTCTGGCTTCTGAATCCTATGAGCAAATTCTTTGCTTCTATACCAACTCTACTAGCCAAATTCAAATTGCACGCCTTACTAATATTGAAAAGTTTAGTTTTGAAAAAATAGTTTTTCCGGGAGAGCGTTTATTTTTTGACGCCATGCCAGATGCTCAACTTGAAATTGAGAAAGGCATGAAAGGAACTACAAAATTAGTCGATAAAATCAGATGCGATCTCCTGCGCGTTTATGAAAAGAGCAGTGGTATGGAATGAAAACAGTCAGTTAACTAGCCCTAAAATTGATTATGAATTAGAGGCATAAAACTGAGTTTTCAATGCCTAGGTAGGCGCTCAAAAAGATTGGGCTTAGTCAGCTCGTGTGATCCTTAAGGTAAGGTAAATTTAGGAAGTGCTACGCTTAAAGACTCAAGAGCGCCTAAGCCATAATGGATTTTAGTCAACTACTGATCGATAAATCTCAAACAATTACAGATAAATGGATTGAAGCCGTTCGCAGTGATAGACAGATTCAAAGTGCCGACGATCTATCCCGCACGGCTATACAGAATCATCTTCCCGATGTTCTCAGGGCGATGGCAACCGTGCTGGCCAAATATCAGGAAAGTGATATTAATACTTTAGTAGAGGCGAGTTTGGAGCATGGCGTTCTCCGAGCTGGACAAGGCTTTGAACCAATAGAAATTGCGCGGGAGTATCGTCTACTGCGCCAGGTGACATTTTCTACTTTAGAGGAGGATCTGAAGCAGGCCTCTTCGATAGACGTGATGCGAGCGGTTCGTTTAATTGATGCTGTAGTGGATGAAGCGATCGCGCAATGTTTTAAAAGCTACATGGAGCAGCGCTTAGGGGAATTACAGCAGCTGCAAAGTCAGTTACAACTTAACAATCAGGAACTGACTCGCTTAGTGAGAGCTAATCAGGAAAGCCTCTCTCATCTAGCCCACGAACTGAAAACCCCTTTGACCTCAATTATTGGCTACTCAGAGCTGTTTTTGCGCCAACAAAGAAATAAAGATCAGGTGAACGACAACCTTCGCAATTTGGAACACATTGATAAAGTGTTATGGGGCGGGCGACAGTTACTTCGTCTGATCAACGATACTTTAGAAATTTCCCGCTATGAAGCCGGGAAGATGAAATTGCAGCCATCATCCACGAATGTGCGCTCTTTAATTAACAGCGTTATCGAGATGGTGCAGCCTTTGGCAAACTCAAAACAGCTACAGATGATCGTAGAGTGCGATTGGGCTACCGCCGATAGCTCCGCGACT
Proteins encoded:
- a CDS encoding ABC transporter substrate-binding protein; translation: MSYTPDWTRRKFLEGMGATAAGMALSSCAISGDRSAKGLTEEARAIKQIVNPGDLEKSDITVGYVPVNDCAPFAIAWKKGFFRKYGLNVKLVREASWATSRDGLIFGRTDAAPVVSGAVTNARIGAEGARHAPMCAAMVIHRHGNAMTMNKAMWDFGLRPWHEYQQQYGDRALEEFGKQFRAYFDSQPPEQRVWAVVLSSSIYEYFVRYLSAAAGVDPLKEFRVIIVPPPQMVSNVRIGAMQAYMVAEPWNTRAIYEKATTGEQGIGFTFAQGKEVWLGHPDRLLGVMEDFINKNPKTYNSLVKAMIEACQYCSKPENRQEVATLLTERSFTGAKPKKGPVDKFTRPAIMGEYNYGGFDGKDRTIKSTDGTIFFDIPNGIPKEPGEHSTFLWRSRSIWLMTQAARWGQIKEFPKNAEQLASKGWRTDLYRNIAAEMGIECPKDDYKVESPDVFIDKKGFDPSNPVGYLNSFEIRANRPTRFFMS
- the ntrB gene encoding nitrate ABC transporter permease is translated as MILQLNLSAIAVAGQVAWKRAKPVIVRDVVILPALGFLGLILLWWMVALWRSDLMPTPAEALVANLDFILNPFYERGPGDLGIGWLLLASLRRVLIGFGLGALVAIPIGFLIGMSKPAMMALNPIIQILKPVSPLAWLPIALAIFNLADPSAIFVIFITSLWPTIINTALGVSSVSKDYLDVARVLEMPRWRRITKIIWPASLPYIFTGLRISLGIAWLVIVAVEMLTGGIGIGFFVWDEWSRLNLSSVFLAVLVIGLTGLLLDYAVGQLQALVTHRRPKAS
- a CDS encoding DUF1830 domain-containing protein, which encodes MLETLSPLASESYEQILCFYTNSTSQIQIARLTNIEKFSFEKIVFPGERLFFDAMPDAQLEIEKGMKGTTKLVDKIRCDLLRVYEKSSGME
- a CDS encoding sensor histidine kinase yields the protein MDFSQLLIDKSQTITDKWIEAVRSDRQIQSADDLSRTAIQNHLPDVLRAMATVLAKYQESDINTLVEASLEHGVLRAGQGFEPIEIAREYRLLRQVTFSTLEEDLKQASSIDVMRAVRLIDAVVDEAIAQCFKSYMEQRLGELQQLQSQLQLNNQELTRLVRANQESLSHLAHELKTPLTSIIGYSELFLRQQRNKDQVNDNLRNLEHIDKVLWGGRQLLRLINDTLEISRYEAGKMKLQPSSTNVRSLINSVIEMVQPLANSKQLQMIVECDWATADSSATLREGLRPRPAPERVFTDPLRLQQIITNLLSNAIRYTEAGSIKLTCQTVSPEEWAIAIADTGIGIEPEDQIRIFEPYFQAGSSQQSYHPHSTGLGLAIVSRLVKLLQGKMELVSEIGIGSTFTVIFPLEVQI